Proteins found in one Homalodisca vitripennis isolate AUS2020 chromosome 4, UT_GWSS_2.1, whole genome shotgun sequence genomic segment:
- the LOC124360650 gene encoding short coiled-coil protein B-like translates to MEGAPAKIQEEINNIPLADDDPQAIIQEDGETVEMSQTSDALMRGRSFDSIPSTFTNGSSSPGPHSLDPDISPDEIEEKSRLISQVLELQNTLDDLSQRVDSVKEENMKLKSENQVLGQYIENLMSASSVFQSTSPKNKKK, encoded by the exons ATGGAAGGAGCTCCTGCAAAAATACAAGAAGAAATTAACAACATTCCATTAGCAGATGATGACCCACAAG cAATTATTCAGGAAGATGGAGAAACTGTTGAAATGTCTCAAACATCAGATGCTTTGATGCGGGGACGCAGTTTTGATTCCATACCGTCTACATTTACTAATGGAAGCAGTAGTCCTGGACCTCATa GTCTGGATCCAGATATAAGTCCAGATGAAATAGAAGAAAAGTCTCGCTTAATTTCACAAGTTTTGGAACTTCAAAACACTCTAGATG ATTTATCTCAGAGAGTTGATAGTGTTAAAGAAGAGAACATGAAATTGAAGTCTGAAAATCAAGTGCTCGGCCAGTACATAGAAAATCTCATGTCTGCCTCAAGTGTATTCCAGTCAACTTCACCAAAGAACAAGAAGAAATAA